A region from the Actinoplanes sp. OR16 genome encodes:
- a CDS encoding sugar ABC transporter substrate-binding protein produces the protein MSRIPKTVDQAVSTLDLNPVTRRRLLSGTGLFSASLAAGALLSACSSQEETPTGATGNFPSTPKWRFSFVNHVTTNPFFTPTQYGMEDAATLLGIEKPQWTGSQNSIVAEMVNAMNTAVAAKVDGIAVAVVDKDAFNAPVGQALDAGIPVVSYNADGARGDPGTARLAYIGQGLYESGYALGRRALEQVESGPVAGFIATPGALNIQPRIDGAQQAFEDSGKAITFTAVATNADVTRGLSIIDAYAQGHQDLAGMLAVDAGSTSSVGQVVKKYDMRSKALKVAGGFDLIPETLTGVQEGSLDYTIDQQPYLQGFLPVLYLYLYKLSGGLLSPGETNTGLLFVTKDNVGPYQTTKTRYQGSTTDKVLVERSGPIAHG, from the coding sequence ATGAGCAGAATCCCGAAGACCGTCGACCAGGCGGTGTCCACGCTCGATCTCAACCCCGTCACCCGGCGCCGGCTGCTCTCCGGAACCGGGCTGTTCAGCGCGTCGCTGGCTGCCGGCGCCCTGCTCAGCGCGTGCAGCAGCCAGGAGGAGACGCCCACCGGCGCGACCGGCAACTTCCCGTCCACCCCGAAGTGGAGGTTCAGCTTCGTCAACCACGTGACGACGAACCCGTTCTTCACCCCCACCCAGTACGGGATGGAGGACGCCGCGACCCTGCTCGGCATCGAGAAGCCGCAGTGGACCGGGTCGCAGAACTCGATCGTGGCGGAGATGGTGAACGCGATGAACACCGCCGTCGCCGCCAAGGTGGACGGCATCGCGGTGGCGGTGGTCGACAAGGACGCCTTCAACGCCCCGGTCGGCCAGGCGCTGGACGCCGGGATCCCGGTGGTGTCGTACAACGCCGACGGCGCCCGCGGGGATCCGGGCACCGCCCGGCTCGCCTACATCGGGCAGGGCCTGTACGAGTCCGGTTACGCCCTCGGCCGGCGGGCCCTGGAGCAGGTGGAGTCGGGTCCGGTGGCCGGTTTCATCGCCACCCCGGGCGCCCTCAACATCCAGCCCCGCATCGACGGCGCCCAGCAGGCGTTCGAGGACTCCGGCAAGGCGATCACGTTCACGGCGGTGGCGACGAACGCCGACGTCACCCGCGGCCTGTCGATCATCGACGCGTACGCGCAGGGCCACCAGGACCTGGCCGGGATGCTCGCGGTCGACGCCGGGTCCACGTCGTCGGTGGGGCAGGTCGTCAAGAAGTACGACATGCGGAGCAAGGCGCTCAAGGTCGCCGGCGGTTTCGACCTGATCCCGGAGACGCTCACCGGCGTCCAGGAGGGCAGCCTCGACTACACCATCGACCAGCAGCCCTACCTCCAGGGATTCCTGCCGGTCCTCTACCTCTACCTCTACAAGCTCTCCGGCGGCCTGCTGTCGCCGGGTGAGACGAACACCGGTCTGCTGTTCGTGACGAAGGACAACGTCGGCCCGTACCAGACGACGAAGACGCGCTACCAGGGTTCCACGACCGACAAGGTGCTGGTGGAGCGCAGCGGGCCGATCGCACATGGCTGA
- a CDS encoding ABC transporter permease — MAELTETRRRVGRVPARRLLDGFLRRREASVLLVALGLMIYFRAASPVFLSRDNLVNIAQATAPVAIVAVGIVLLLVSGEIDLSVGIVAALAPFLFHFAIDFYGFPVFAGLLVALLISAGIGLFNGLVVTKLKVPSFVTTLGTFFAVQGILLITSHAYPVPIPEPAKGTFQTWLGAGPWAGITWAVVIVAVFHVVLTRTRWGLHTISVGGNPLGATEAGIRASRIKIGNFMVTSTLGGLVGIMEAFRINTIDPNIGGGTTLTFYAISAAVIGGTALAGGSGTIVGAFLGALVLAELQNGFNLIGYSANTIFLILGLAILVSMIANQYLSRLRRAGRT, encoded by the coding sequence ATGGCTGAGCTGACGGAGACGAGGCGGCGGGTGGGCCGCGTGCCCGCCCGCCGCCTGCTCGACGGTTTCCTGCGCCGGCGTGAGGCGAGCGTGCTGCTCGTCGCGCTCGGTCTGATGATCTACTTCCGGGCGGCCAGCCCGGTCTTCCTGTCCCGGGACAACCTGGTCAACATCGCGCAGGCCACCGCGCCGGTCGCGATCGTGGCGGTCGGCATCGTGCTGCTGCTGGTCAGCGGCGAGATCGACCTGTCGGTCGGCATCGTGGCGGCGCTCGCGCCCTTCCTGTTCCACTTCGCGATCGACTTCTACGGCTTCCCGGTCTTCGCCGGTCTCCTGGTGGCGCTGCTCATCTCGGCCGGGATCGGGTTGTTCAACGGCCTGGTCGTCACGAAACTGAAGGTGCCGTCGTTCGTGACCACGCTCGGCACGTTCTTCGCGGTCCAGGGCATCCTGCTGATCACCTCGCACGCCTATCCGGTGCCGATCCCGGAGCCCGCGAAGGGGACTTTCCAGACCTGGCTCGGCGCCGGGCCCTGGGCCGGCATCACGTGGGCCGTAGTCATCGTGGCCGTCTTCCACGTGGTGCTCACCCGTACCAGATGGGGATTGCACACCATCTCGGTCGGCGGCAATCCGCTCGGGGCGACCGAAGCGGGTATCCGCGCGTCCCGCATCAAGATCGGCAATTTCATGGTGACCAGCACCCTCGGCGGCCTCGTGGGGATCATGGAGGCTTTCCGGATCAACACGATCGACCCCAACATCGGGGGCGGTACGACGCTCACCTTCTACGCGATCTCGGCAGCGGTGATCGGCGGCACCGCGCTGGCCGGCGGCTCGGGCACGATCGTCGGCGCGTTCCTCGGCGCGCTGGTCCTGGCCGAACTGCAGAACGGCTTCAACCTGATCGGGTACAGCGCCAACACGATCTTCCTGATCCTGGGGCTGGCCATCCTGGTCTCGATGATCGCCAACCAGTACCTGTCCCGGCTGCGGCGCGCGGGGAGGACGTGA